GTGGCGCCGAATGGGGAAAATGCCACGGGAAGCTTGAAAAGCAGATGGATTTTGGACTCGATGTTTTTGCAGTTCGAGGAGGCCATTGATTTCCCCATCTTTGGCAAATATCGCGGGATGGGGCTTTTGACCTACGATAAAAACGCCAAACAGTACTATCTGGGGATGCACAACAACTTCGGCGATCACCCCTCCTACAAGGGGAATTACACGGGGGATACACTAATTCTCGAAGGGCAAATTCCATTCCCCGGGGGCACTTTTCAACAACAGGTGATGTGGCGCCGGGAGGGGGACAACGTGAAACTCTGGGTGCGGAACAACATGGGGCAGGGATGGATGCCGGTGATTGAGCAGACCTACCGGCCCGCCAAGAAAAACGGCCGGAAATAAAACCAAACGGATGAAAGGAGTCGAGATGAGAAAAGTCCTATGCCTCCTAACGCTGGGGACCGCCCTGTTTGCCGCGGCGGCGCTTTTTGCGCAGGAGCAGCCCCCTGCAGCGGGGATGGAGCCGCCCAAGCCGAAGTTCGGGCCGGAACTGGCCCGGCTTTCCTTTTTGGTGGGAAATTTCAGTTCTG
This region of Verrucomicrobiia bacterium genomic DNA includes:
- a CDS encoding DUF1579 family protein; protein product: MKRTVYFLLVSVAFFSLSSAQEQKTDSLPPMAAPKVPPELLKLSFLAGEFVTDTKIFPNPVAPNGENATGSLKSRWILDSMFLQFEEAIDFPIFGKYRGMGLLTYDKNAKQYYLGMHNNFGDHPSYKGNYTGDTLILEGQIPFPGGTFQQQVMWRREGDNVKLWVRNNMGQGWMPVIEQTYRPAKKNGRK